From one Ictalurus punctatus breed USDA103 chromosome 20, Coco_2.0, whole genome shotgun sequence genomic stretch:
- the sall3a gene encoding sal-like protein 3 produces MSRRKQAKPQHLKSDEETSALGLGSENVSGEILDDADSGNESRSGSEETHVCEKCCAEFFKWSDFCEHLKSCTKNPLVLIISENEVTPDLTREYPTEPSPVPSCSSEPADSEEAGEGRHTPAEVDDGAEMTLEQVASLDKDEEPMDLEMSPEKTLDPEDPDISPEPDVSLPQLDTAQPSGTGYSMPSTNVTLETLHGTRVAVAQFAQSFRGAIASGMSTMAIPMILDQLMALQQQQIHQLQLIEQIRSQVALMNRQNPAHAALNHHTHHNTNGGSQPSSTTGLPTIPSQLQLHGFITPPVHQLPIRVPPTLNVQGPTSLSSALEGCHSHVSKTGSQLSSSIMNSNTSTNSSYPPSSCSVIPSLLPLQSSITTCSSSSSSSSSSSSGAGTGISSSVSLPRNTSSPPTLTHGSLLSSPSNLPLMPPSSSSSVIFPNPLASIAATANALDPLSALMKHRKGKPPNVSVFDNKPSSEDPFFKHKCRFCAKVFGSDSALQIHLRSHTGERPFKCNICGNRFSTKGNLKVHFQRHKEKYPHIPMNPYPVPEYLDNVPTSSGIPYGMSLPPEKPVTTWLDSKPVLSTAPTSVGLQLPPTLPSMIGGYGDSPSLTPIGRSPPRPSPPSSECASLSPNVLSTEVSTTLTSASPQPTMGSDVPPVLKPEGIHLPSNCTTRPGEISMPSTTVSQIVLSSTTTTTTTTTTQITDPVTPPSSGSHSALPMISDQFKAKFPFGGLLDSMQTSETSKLQQLVENIDKKMTDPNQCVICHRVLSCQSALKMHYRIHTGERPFKCKICGRAFTTKGNLKTHFGVHRSKPPLRVQHSCPICQKKFTNAVVLQQHIRMHMGGQIPNTPLPEGFQDMDTDFNFDDKSVDNMSNYDDDLIDEMEQAIDDEADVKDGDVDPLKPAHSYGEMSPSHSPPTPVISSIAALENQMKMIDSTANMNRAFSLKPSENGSGIGGESGDVFNNDSSSAMGDLETHSVGSPALSESSGSMQALSPAHSQPESHRSRSPSLVNNNSSNAGEDIQESGAATATVKSEKSDTPSPGSVPAEHIGVLDLTAAQPVRPYVKEENQFSMLFLGRDRGLTASSLMASAPGLVKLEMNGHSKPLSLSEGSHLHMGLQVPAAAPQTTMSPSLNPMLAPPPPRRTPKQHNCQSCGKNFSSASALQIHERTHTGEKPFACSICGRAFTTKGNLKVHMGTHMWNNAPARRGRRLSVENPMALLGGDAMKFSEMFQKDLAVRAMNVDPGFWNQYAAAITNGLAMKNNEISVIQNGGIPPLPVSLGGGSIPSLASMSGGMERARTGSSPPMTGLEKTSLEVGTGRPFSRFLEDNKEIGIN; encoded by the exons TCTCAGGTGAGATCCTGGACGATGCCGACAGCGGTAACGAGAGCCGCAGTGGTAGTGAGGAGACCCATGTGTGTGAGAAATGCTGCGCTGAGTTTTTCAAGTGGTCTGACTTCTGCGAACATCTGAAGAGCTGCACCAAGAACCCACTTGTGCTTATTATTAGTGAGAATGAGGTAACACCGGACTTGACACGGGAGTACCCAACGGAGCCCTCACCCGTGCCCAGCTGTTCGAGTGAGCCCGCAGACAGCGAGGAGGCAGGCGAGGGCCGGCACACCCCAGCTGAAGTGGACGATGGTGCGGAGATGACTTTGGAGCAAGTAGCCAGCCTTGATAAAGATGAAGAGCCCATGGACTTGGAAATGTCTCCTGAGAAAACACTGGACCCTGAAGATCCAGATATATCACCAGAGCCTGATGTCAGCCTACCTCAGCTTGACACAGCCCAGCCCTCTGGGACAGGTTACAGTATGCCCAGCACAAATGTCACTTTGGAAACACTGCATGGAACCCGAGTGGCTGTGGCGCAGTTTGCCCAAAGCTTCCGTGGGGCAATAGCTAGTGGCATGTCCACCATGGCCATCCCAATGATCCTGGACCAACTGATGGCTTTGCAGCAGCAGCAAATTCACCAGCTTCAGCTGATAGAACAGATCCGTAGCCAAGTGGCCCTAATGAACAGGCAGAACCCTGCACATGCGGCTCTTAACCATCATACACACCACAATACAAATGGTGGCTCACAGCCATCATCTACCACTGGCCTTCCCACAATTCCCAGTCAGCTCCAGCTACATGGCTTCATTACACCACCTGTCCACCAGCTCCCTATAAGGGTGCCACCCACTTTAAATGTCCAAGGCCCAACCTCACTGTCTTCTGCCTTGGAAGGGTGTCACTCCCATGTCTCAAAGACAGGCAGCCAGCTGTCCAGTTCTATAATGAACAGCAACACCTCAACAAATTCCTCATATCCACCATCGAGCTGTAGCGTAATTCCTTCCTTGCTGCCACTTCAGAGTTCAATCACTacttgcagcagcagcagcagcagcagcagcagcagcagcagtggagCTGGAACTGGCATCAGCAGTAGTGTTTCCCTCCCTAGAAACACTTCAAGTCCTCCAACACTGACCCATGGAAGCCTGCTGAGCTCCCCTTCTAACCTTCCCCTGATGCCTCCAAGTTCCTCAAGTAGTGTCATCTTCCCCAACCCGCTGGCCAGTATTGCAGCCACAGCCAATGCACTTGATCCTCTTTCTGCCCTGATGAAGCACCGCAAAGGAAAACCTCCTAATGTCTCTGTATTTGACAACAAGCCTAGCTCAGAAGACCCCTTCTTCAAACATAAATGTAGGTTTTGTGCTAAGGTGTTTGGAAGTGACAGTGCCCTTCAGATACACCTTCGTTCACATACCGGTGAAAGGCCGTTCAAGTGCAACATTTGTGGTAATCGCTTCTCTACAAAAGGGAACTTGAAGGTCCACTTCCAGAGGCACAAAGAAAAGTACCCACACATTCCAATGAACCCCTATCCAGTGCCTGAGTATCTGGACAATGTGCCAACCAGCTCAGGCATTCCTTATGGCATGTCGCTTCCTCCAGAGAAGCCTGTTACCACATGGCTGGACAGCAAGCCTGTTTTGTCCACAGCTCCAACCTCAGTGGGGCTGCAGCTTCCCCCAACCCTACCCAGTATGATCGGGGGGTATGGAGATTCGCCTAGTCTTACTCCCATAGGCAGGTCACCTCCaagaccatcaccaccatcaagtGAGTGTGCATCTCTGTCACCCAATGTTCTCAGTACTGAAGTAAGCACAACCCTCACTTCGGCATCTCCACAGCCCACCATGGGGAGTGATGTACCCCCAGTTTTGAAGCCAGAGGGGATTCATTTGCCATCCAACTGCACCACCAGACCTGGGGAGATCAGCATGCCCTCGACTACCGTGAGCCAGATTGTGCTGTCATCCACAACCACTACCACAACCACTACCACCACCCAGATCACAGACCCAGTGACCCCTCCATCCTCTGGCTCTCATTCCGCCCTTCCGATGATCTCAGATCAGTTCAAGGCCAAGTTTCCCTTTGGTGGCCTCCTGGACTCTATGCAAACATCAGAAACCTCAAAGCTGCAGCAGCTGGTAGAAAACATTGACAAAAAGATGACCGACCCCAACCAATGTGTCATCTGCCATCGTGTGCTCAGTTGTCAGAGTGCTCTCAAGATGCACTACCGTATCCACACTGGGGAAAGGccttttaaatgcaaaatatgTGGCCGTGCTTTCACTACTAAGGGCAACTTGAAAACGCACTTTGGGGTTCACAGGTCTAAGCCACCTCTACGAGTGCAGCACTCATGTCCTATATGTCAGAAGAAGTTTACTAATGCGGTAGTGTTGCAACAGCATATCCGTATGCACATGGGAGGTCAGATTCCAAACACTCCTCTTCCCGAGGGCTTTCAAGACATGGACACAGATTTTAACTTTGATGATAAGAGTGTAGACAACATGAGCAATTATGATGATGACCTGATTGATGAGATGGAACAGGCCATAGATGATGAGGCAGATGTCAAAGATGGAGATGTGGACCCATTAAAACCAGCACATTCATATGGAGAGATGTCTCCAAGCCACTCTCCCCCAACTCCAGTCATCTCCAGCATTGCCGCTTTGGAAAACCAAATGAAGATGATTGACTCAACAGCAAATATGAATCGCGCCTTTAGCCTGAAGCCGTCTGAGAATGGAAGTGGGATCGGTGGAGAAAGTGGGGATGTGTTCAACAACGACTCATCCTCTGCCATGGGAGACTTAGAGACCCACAGTGTGGGGAGTCCAGCCTTGTCTGAGTCATCAGGCTCTATGCAGGCTCTTTCGCCTGCTCACAGTCAGCCTGAGAGCCATCGTTCCAGATCTCCAAGTCTGGTcaataacaacagcagcaaTGCAGGCGAGGATATCCAGGAGTCTGGTGCAGCTACAGCGACTGTGAAGTCGGAAAAGTCAGACACACCATCTCCAGGTTCTGTACCAGCTGAGCACATTGGTGTGCTAGACCTCACAGCTGCTCAGCCTGTCAGGCCTTATGTTAAAGAGGAGAACCAGTTCAGCATGTTGTTCTTAGGAAGAGATCGAG GTCTAACTGCTTCAAGCTTGATGGCCTCAGCACCAGGCCTAGTCAAACTCGAGATGAATGGCCACAGCAAACCGCTGTCTTTGAGTGAGGGCTCCCACTTGCACATGGGCCTTCAGGTGCCTGCCGCAGCACCTCAGACAACAATGAGCCCCAGCCTCAACCCAATGCTGGCACCGCCTCCACCACGCCGGACCCCCAAGCAGCATAACTGCCAGTCCTGTGGGAAAAACTTCTCTTCAGCTAGTGCCCTGCAGATCCATGAGCGtacacacacaggagaaaaacccTTTGCCTGCTCCATCTGTGGGAGAGCCTTCACCACGAAGGGCAATCTGAAG GTTCACATGGGAACCCATATGTGGAACAATGCCCCAGCCAGACGTGGGCGGCGTCTCTCAGTGGAAAACCCCATGGCTCTCCTGGGTGGTGATGCAATGAAATTCAGCGAGATGTTCCAGAAAGACCTGGCAGTCCGGGCGATGAATGTAGACCCGGGGTTTTGGAACCAGTACGCGGCGGCCATCACCAATGGACTGGCCATGAAGAACAACGAAATCTCCGTCATTCAGAACGGGGGCATTCCTCCACTTCCCGTTAGCCTCGGAGGGGGGAGCATCCCTTCTCTGGCCAGTATGTCAGGGGGCATGGAGAGGGCACGCACAGGCAGCAGCCCTCCAATGACTGGCCTCGAGAAGACAAGCCTGGAGGTGGGAACTGGACGTCCCTTCTCTAGGTTCCTGGAGGACAACAAAGAGATCGGGATCAATTGA